One segment of Carassius auratus strain Wakin chromosome 2, ASM336829v1, whole genome shotgun sequence DNA contains the following:
- the LOC113116809 gene encoding polycomb complex protein BMI-1-B-like, which yields MTMHRTTRIKITELNPHLMCVLCGGYFIDATTIVECLHSFCKMCIVRYLETSKYCPICDVQVHKTKPLLNIRSDKTLQDIVYKLVPGLFKNEMKRRRDFYAEHPVDATNGSNEDRGEVADEDKRIIADDEIISLSIEFFDQNKKIRLDSKDGEEKETTKEVNVKRYLQCPAAMTIMHLRKFLRSKMDIPCTFQIEVMYEDEPLKDYYTLMDIAYIYTWRRNGPLPLKYRVRPGCKKMKLSNPRDNMIGGRRPDIESDSNSDKPNSPTAAAAPSTSSSLPSPSTPVHSSHPSFPHISTVNGVSAKTVHNGQTPFSSKVCKTSHNGSNCLG from the exons ATGACAATGCACCGAACAACAAGAATCAAGATAACGGAGCTAAATCCTCATTTGATGTGCGTTTTATGTGGAGGATACTTTATTGATGCGACCACCATTGTCGAATGTTTGCATTCAT TCTGCAAAATGTGCATTGTGAGATATCTGGAGACCAGCAAATATTGTCCTATTTGTGATGTCCAAGTTCATAAAACAAAACCTCTCCTCAATATAAG GTCGGATAAGACCCTTCAAGACATTGTGTACAAGCTGGTGCCTGGTCTGTTCAAAA ATGAGATGAAACGAAGGAGGGATTTTTATGCTGAGCATCCAGTTGATG CTACTAATGGTTCTAATGAGGACAGAGGAGAAGTGGCAGATGAAGACAAGAGAATCATTGCAGACGATGAGATCATCAGTCTGTCCATTGAGTTTTTTGATCAGAACAA aAAGATCAGGCTTGACAGTAAAGatggagaagaaaaagaaaccacAAAAGAG GTGAATGTAAAGCGGTACTTACAATGCCCAGCGGCTATGACAATAATGCATCTCAGAAAATTTCTCAGAAGTAAAATGGATATACCATGCACCTTTCAG attgaaGTTATGTATGAAGACGAGCCTTTGAAAGATTATTATACTCTTATGGATATTGCTTATATCTACACATGGAGAAGG aatGGGCCCTTGCCATTGAAGTACAGAGTTAGGCCTGGCTGCAAAAAAATGAAGTTGAGCAACCCAAGGGATAATATGATCGGCGGCAGAAGGCCTGATATAGAAAGCGATTCCAACAGTGACAAACCAAACAGCCCGACTGCTGCTGCCGCCCCATCCACATCCTCCTCTCTGCCCAGCCCGAGCACTCCTGTCCATTCTTCACATCCCAGCTTCCCCCATATCTCCACCGTCAATGGAGTCTCTGCCAAAACGGTCCACAATGGCCAAACTCCTTTCAGCAGCAAAGTCTGCAAAACTTCTCATAATGGCTCCAACTGTCTTGGGTGA